A window of Lytechinus pictus isolate F3 Inbred chromosome 7, Lp3.0, whole genome shotgun sequence contains these coding sequences:
- the LOC129266023 gene encoding uncharacterized protein LOC129266023, which yields MEFYQEFRTHSVEEYFKRLYLTFRDEFSMRSPGRKQFAAFSLDMAGLDSEKPIYRGHPFGGGGFLSWDFAVATSCREANGIIEHAEQRVLCHLISNLQDMVHLNDHAQHSLYLFTYLSPCNDCIIFIDQLLNGLKTTLPKLEIYLGYIEMYVDAQDRRLTSSAERSMENLKTVYVLERQFPKFHVMEIPKVNRSSSYSKLYIES from the coding sequence ATGGAATTTTATCAAGAATTCAGAACGCACTCAGTCGAGGAATATTTCAAGCGTCTGTATCTAACTTTCAGAGATGAATTCAGCATGCGATCCCCTGGTCGCAAACAATTTGCTGCTTTCTCTTTGGACATGGCTGGACTTGACAGTGAGAAACCTATCTACCGAGGTCATCCATTCGGAGGTGGGGGATTCCTTAGTTGGGATTTTGCCGTCGCTACAAGTTGCAGAGAGGCCAATGGCATCATTGAGCACGCTGAACAACGAGTCCTTTGTCACCTCATATCGAATCTCCAAGATATGGTACACCTGAACGACCACGCCCAACATTCGCTGTACCTCTTCACCTACTTATCCCCATGTAATGATTGCATCATCTTCATTGATCAGCTCCTGAATGGATTGAAGACGACTCTGCCGAAGCTGGAGATATATCTTGGATACATCGAGATGTACGTGGATGCACAGGACCGAAGATTAACGAGTTCAGCCGAACGGTCAATGGAAAATCTCAAAACCGTGTATGTCCTGGAGCGACAGTTTCCGAAGTTTCATGTGATGGAGATTCCGAAAGTTAATCGGTCAAGTTCTTACTCGAAGCTTTACATCGAGTCATGA